The following are encoded in a window of Gossypium raimondii isolate GPD5lz chromosome 13, ASM2569854v1, whole genome shotgun sequence genomic DNA:
- the LOC105781487 gene encoding uncharacterized protein LOC105781487 yields MAPYGALYGCRCCTPTCWTELGERRVLGLELVSYTEEKVSPWKKLLRFGRKGKLSPKFIGHYRILKCVGSVAYQLELPLELDWIHDVFHVSMLRCYRSNPTHIVPVKEIKVRPDLTFEEDPVQILDRGVKVVKKKSIPLVKVLWRNHSSKEAIWEPEEAMRRQYPHLF; encoded by the exons atggcaccgtatggGGCATTATATGGCTGTAGGTGTTGTACTCCTAcctgttggactgagttgggcgagcgGCGAGTTCTGGGGTTAGAGTTGGTTTCTTATACCGAAGAGAAG GTCTCACCATGGAAAAAGTTACTGAGGTTTGGGAGGAAGGGTAAGCTTAGCCCTAAGTTCATTGGGCATTACCGTATACTGAAGTGTGTGGGATCGGTCGCCTATCAACTTGAGTTGCCTCTAGAATTAGACTGGATTCACGATGTGTTCCACGTCTCCATGCTGAGATGTTATCGCTCTAATCCCACACATATAGTACCAGTCAAGGAGATCAAGGTTAGGCCAGATCTGACCTTCGAGGAGGACCCAGTGCAGATATTGGATCGTGGGGTTAAAGTAGTGAAAAAGAAATCTATTCCACTAGTTAAAGTGCTTTGGCGTAATCATAGTTCAAAAGAAGCCATATGGGAACCTGAGGAGGCAATGCGTCGGCAATACCCTCATCTTTTCTAA